GTTTCAAAAGCAGGTTGATGATCTGCGCCTGCACCGACACGTCGAGCGCCGATGTCGGTTCGTCCAGAACCATGAGATCAGGGTCCGTGCTGATCGCGCGGGCGATGGCGATGCGCTGCCGCTGGCCACCAGAAAACTCGTGCGGCAAGCGATCGAGATGTTCCGGCCTGAGGCCGACCGCGGTGGCGAGTTGCTCCGCCTTCGCATGAAGTTCGGCGTTGCTGTGCCCGCCGCGAATGTGCAGCGGTTCGCTGATGAGCCGCCAGACCGGCAGGCGCCGATCGAGCGAGGATTGTGGATCCTGGAACACGATCTGCATCCTCTGTCGCAGTTCGCGCTTCTGCTTGCCCTGCGCCGCCTGAAAATCCTGACCGTCGATCGCCACCCTACCCTGCTCGTAAGGCGCAAGGCCGATGATCGCCTGGGCGAGCGTGCTCTTGCCGCAACCGGATTCGCCGACGATGCCAAGGCTTCTGCCTGCCCGTACCCCAAGGGTGACACCGTTGACGGCGTGTACATGCGAGGTTGGGCGGCCGAGCCAGTTGCGGGAGGCAGGGAAGCGGACATGAAGATCGGAAACCTCCAGAACTGGCCGCGCCATCGTAAGAATGCCTTCC
The nucleotide sequence above comes from Ensifer adhaerens. Encoded proteins:
- a CDS encoding oligopeptide/dipeptide ABC transporter ATP-binding protein; translated protein: MTEGILTMARPVLEVSDLHVRFPASRNWLGRPTSHVHAVNGVTLGVRAGRSLGIVGESGCGKSTLAQAIIGLAPYEQGRVAIDGQDFQAAQGKQKRELRQRMQIVFQDPQSSLDRRLPVWRLISEPLHIRGGHSNAELHAKAEQLATAVGLRPEHLDRLPHEFSGGQRQRIAIARAISTDPDLMVLDEPTSALDVSVQAQIINLLLKLQRERGLTYLLISHDVALVRHFCDDVAVMYLGQIVESGSAEEVLSNPRHPYTQTLLAAAPSFATPLPAIAEVRSGELPNNRRLPAGCFYKERCGKAAAGCEAPQVLQRFGKGSRQARCHQAQG